The Syntrophomonadaceae bacterium genome includes a region encoding these proteins:
- a CDS encoding DUF2905 domain-containing protein, whose product MGDWNYFGKLFLIIGIIFLALGAMLLLFTQVFKIGRLPGDIIFQKGNFTFVFPLATSIIISLVLTIIASVFFRR is encoded by the coding sequence ATGGGTGACTGGAATTATTTTGGCAAATTATTTTTGATAATTGGCATTATTTTTTTGGCTCTAGGGGCAATGTTATTGCTCTTTACGCAAGTGTTTAAAATTGGACGCCTGCCAGGTGATATTATATTCCAAAAAGGAAATTTTACCTTCGTTTTTCCTCTGGCTACTTCAATTATAATTAGCCTCGTACTGACAATAATTGCAAGTGTATTCTTCCGGCGGTAA